In the Candidatus Deferrimicrobiaceae bacterium genome, one interval contains:
- the ybgF gene encoding tol-pal system protein YbgF → FAAKYPDHRLMQNVFYWKGETFYADKDYESAILSFQDVVDKYPGGDKAPDAMFKQGLSFQALNDRKNARILYELLLSKYPKTPAAEKARQKLAELK, encoded by the coding sequence TTCGCCGCGAAATACCCCGATCACCGGCTCATGCAGAACGTCTTCTACTGGAAGGGGGAGACCTTCTACGCCGACAAGGACTACGAGAGCGCCATCCTCTCGTTCCAGGATGTGGTCGACAAGTACCCCGGCGGGGACAAGGCCCCCGACGCGATGTTCAAGCAGGGGCTCTCCTTCCAGGCGCTGAACGACAGGAAGAACGCGCGGATCCTCTACGAGCTGCTCCTGTCCAAGTACCCGAAGACGCCGGCTGCCGAGAAGGCCCGCCAGAAGCTCGCCGAACTCAAATGA